The Desulfoscipio gibsoniae DSM 7213 genome contains a region encoding:
- a CDS encoding PIN domain-containing protein, with protein sequence MKIVDANIVLRYLLNDSDDLSEKAAEILENNMVFLPNEVIAEIVYVLEKLYKVERRKITSVLLELFEYGNLEVSDFGMVNEALKVYAERKLDFVDTLLYAYHKLGKHEVYTFDKKLNNLLKSKENLYE encoded by the coding sequence ATGAAAATAGTTGATGCCAATATTGTTTTAAGGTATTTATTAAACGATTCGGATGATTTGTCAGAGAAGGCCGCCGAAATACTTGAGAATAATATGGTCTTTCTTCCGAATGAAGTTATAGCAGAGATTGTCTATGTGTTGGAGAAGCTTTACAAAGTGGAAAGAAGAAAAATAACCAGCGTCTTATTAGAACTTTTTGAATATGGTAATTTAGAAGTTAGCGACTTTGGAATGGTTAATGAAGCGTTAAAGGTTTACGCCGAGAGGAAATTGGATTTCGTAGATACATTATTATATGCCTATCACAAGTTGGGAAAACATGAGGTATATACTTTTGATAAAAAGCTGAATAACTTGTTAAAATCTAAGGAAAACCTTTATGAATAA
- a CDS encoding DUF4179 domain-containing protein gives MTGLENKIREVLHISFMHEEPSTRLKEKTITALNQICRPERSKNKKFTRWAVAFAIIFAFVFSVNLFPSFAETVGKIPLISNLVELIQFDKGMHAIRERDKGVEEAIRSGYGANINKTAISNGISFTIDNVIPDQKRMLISFSVELDEEKYKDVKSLWFNNMTLSDDQGQIIVRIKDGQMDLATIQENNWISKWIIGPGEGQEGSMDRSGTLAGWMEVVNQGQTGEFPSTITMDINGFRDATHSSGHESTKIIAGEWKVAFSVSSSLANAKPLIYEGKDFVIKKGGYDLVLKLDYVKVYPTVTSLKIDVVEKKSAPYPGFFYEMHLEDETGRIYKHMDDEILTDSGNVRSQFESAYFTKPKELYWVIESLSSHDPETQIEEVTPVNMRVKIY, from the coding sequence GTGACCGGGTTGGAAAATAAAATCAGAGAAGTGCTTCATATATCCTTTATGCACGAAGAACCCTCTACTCGTCTAAAGGAAAAAACCATAACGGCTCTTAATCAAATTTGCAGACCTGAGAGGAGCAAAAATAAGAAGTTTACCAGATGGGCTGTTGCCTTTGCAATAATATTTGCCTTTGTATTCTCTGTCAATTTGTTTCCCAGTTTTGCAGAAACTGTCGGCAAAATACCCTTGATATCAAATTTAGTGGAATTGATCCAATTTGATAAAGGCATGCATGCCATCAGGGAAAGGGATAAAGGTGTCGAAGAGGCGATTCGGAGCGGATATGGCGCCAATATAAATAAAACTGCGATAAGCAACGGTATTAGTTTCACCATCGACAATGTTATACCGGATCAAAAGCGCATGCTGATTTCCTTCTCTGTAGAATTGGATGAGGAAAAATATAAGGATGTAAAAAGTCTGTGGTTTAACAATATGACCTTGAGCGATGATCAAGGCCAAATTATTGTTCGCATTAAAGATGGCCAGATGGATTTGGCTACCATACAGGAAAACAATTGGATATCCAAGTGGATCATCGGCCCAGGGGAGGGGCAAGAAGGCTCAATGGATCGGAGCGGAACACTCGCTGGCTGGATGGAGGTTGTTAATCAGGGCCAAACCGGAGAGTTTCCTTCAACCATTACCATGGACATCAATGGATTCCGGGATGCCACCCACAGTTCTGGCCATGAAAGCACAAAAATTATTGCCGGCGAATGGAAGGTTGCATTTAGTGTTTCATCGAGCTTGGCAAATGCAAAGCCATTGATATATGAAGGAAAGGACTTCGTTATTAAAAAGGGCGGTTATGACCTTGTCTTAAAACTGGATTATGTCAAGGTTTATCCCACAGTGACCAGCCTTAAAATCGATGTTGTTGAGAAAAAGAGTGCTCCGTACCCGGGCTTCTTCTATGAGATGCATCTTGAGGATGAGACCGGGCGAATTTACAAGCATATGGACGATGAGATCCTCACCGACAGCGGCAATGTCCGGTCTCAGTTCGAAAGCGCATACTTTACCAAGCCAAAGGAGCTGTATTGGGTTATTGAGAGCCTGAGCAGCCATGATCCTGAAACCCAAATTGAGGAAGTAACTCCTGTAAATATGCGCGTTAAGATCTATTGA
- a CDS encoding RNA polymerase sigma factor: MDELLQRCKEKDKEAWGLLFEKYHRQIYQTALIFAGNRTLAEDITQEAFIRAVTKINLFSPCCSFEAWLYRTVVNVARNMIRSHKWTSLFQSFRKGPLNARDTYDPFAVLEEDEQKKILRAIISELPYKVGEVIVLKYFNGFSQEEVAAILGIPVGTVKSRINTGLNKMRQKIKVHPPIEEVLKL, encoded by the coding sequence TTGGATGAACTTTTACAGCGCTGTAAAGAGAAAGATAAAGAAGCATGGGGATTATTGTTTGAAAAATACCATCGCCAGATATATCAAACAGCCTTGATTTTTGCCGGGAACCGTACATTAGCGGAAGATATCACCCAGGAAGCATTTATCCGGGCAGTTACCAAGATCAATCTATTTAGTCCATGCTGCTCCTTTGAAGCGTGGTTATATCGAACCGTGGTCAATGTAGCAAGGAATATGATCAGAAGTCATAAATGGACCAGCCTTTTTCAATCATTCAGAAAAGGCCCATTAAACGCTAGGGATACGTATGATCCTTTTGCGGTGCTTGAGGAAGATGAACAGAAAAAGATTCTGCGGGCTATTATCAGCGAACTGCCCTATAAGGTGGGGGAAGTGATCGTCTTAAAATACTTTAACGGTTTTTCCCAGGAAGAGGTGGCAGCAATTTTAGGGATTCCCGTTGGCACGGTAAAATCAAGGATTAATACAGGTTTAAACAAGATGAGGCAAAAAATCAAGGTACACCCACCGATTGAGGAGGTGCTGAAACTGTGA
- a CDS encoding tyrosine-type recombinase/integrase, with the protein MAGTKRNNGNFWPLAHKFLGSYLPNVRNLSQNTIDAYKQSLKDFIDYLEKQKGIKRKNIPIEAFNRNTVQEYMAYLNTQRKLAPKTCGLRLTAIKSFLKYCSDEDLLFEARFHEVYSINGMKSVKKPVKYLPENAMSTLLKMPKNGTDKERRNRMLLIFLYDTAVRVQELTNMELRDLHLNRTSPFITVRNGKGNKLRNIPLMAKTVNHLKHYIAEFHPGRTPDSNRPLFYSTRDNLPHKLTTDAIRIILSKYVDMARELCPDIPEKVGCHTIRKTRAMDLYRNGIPLPFIMELLGHESEATTKTFYAFATVDMLHDAIAKSNPEIANDKPQWKKQEILSRLYSFD; encoded by the coding sequence ATGGCGGGAACAAAAAGAAACAACGGCAATTTTTGGCCATTAGCACATAAATTCCTCGGTAGCTATCTTCCAAATGTACGCAATCTAAGTCAGAATACGATTGACGCCTACAAACAGTCATTAAAGGATTTCATTGACTATCTCGAAAAGCAAAAAGGCATTAAACGAAAAAACATTCCCATTGAAGCCTTTAATAGAAATACGGTTCAGGAGTATATGGCATATTTAAATACCCAAAGAAAGCTCGCACCAAAAACCTGCGGTCTGCGTCTTACGGCTATTAAATCATTTCTTAAATATTGTTCTGACGAGGACCTTCTATTTGAAGCACGTTTTCATGAGGTCTACAGCATAAACGGAATGAAATCAGTGAAGAAACCGGTCAAGTACCTTCCTGAAAACGCGATGAGCACACTATTAAAAATGCCGAAGAACGGCACGGATAAAGAACGCCGCAATCGGATGCTACTCATATTTTTGTATGATACGGCGGTCAGAGTTCAGGAACTGACGAACATGGAGTTAAGGGATTTGCACCTTAACAGAACAAGTCCGTTTATTACCGTCAGAAATGGCAAAGGTAATAAGCTTCGCAACATCCCACTAATGGCTAAAACAGTCAATCACCTTAAACATTACATTGCAGAGTTTCATCCCGGCAGAACGCCGGATTCAAACAGACCGTTGTTTTATTCAACAAGAGATAACTTGCCTCATAAATTGACGACAGATGCTATCAGAATCATCCTGAGCAAATATGTAGATATGGCAAGAGAGCTTTGCCCGGATATTCCTGAAAAAGTCGGCTGCCATACAATCAGAAAAACCAGAGCCATGGATTTATACCGAAACGGAATTCCACTTCCGTTCATAATGGAACTGCTTGGCCACGAAAGTGAAGCAACAACAAAAACGTTTTATGCTTTCGCTACTGTCGATATGCTTCATGACGCTATTGCTAAATCAAATCCGGAAATCGCCAACGATAAGCCACAATGGAAAAAACAAGAAATATTATCGCGACTCTACAGCTTTGATTAA
- a CDS encoding tyrosine-type recombinase/integrase yields the protein MKRSLTSSIGAQIERFLEFKRSQGFKYDTAEYYLSNLDDYWAANGYDNKFSKEHLNGWFIRGEHENPDTHNYRTSYLREFGRFLQSQGNRDAYIIPTGLSKRGPKYMPYLLSENKIEKFFETCDRITPQKDNPDKPLVLSAYFRFLYCCGVRTGEARLLKTDNVNLAQGYADIINTKGGKSRRLFLSNELIKLFDEFDSKISIYYPSRTYFFPCNDNEPYSSQAISRAFNKIWSDAGLPRGCKPKPRAYDFRHHFAFANINRWVKKGINVNGMLPYLMNYMGHSSIESTFYYIHLIPEFFGVYSEKTRALESMIPEVE from the coding sequence ATGAAAAGGAGTTTGACAAGCAGCATCGGCGCTCAGATAGAACGGTTTCTGGAATTTAAACGCTCACAAGGCTTTAAATACGACACAGCAGAATATTATCTCTCCAATTTGGATGATTACTGGGCTGCAAATGGATACGATAATAAATTTTCAAAAGAACATCTAAATGGCTGGTTCATAAGAGGGGAACATGAAAATCCGGATACGCATAATTACCGCACTTCATATTTGAGGGAATTCGGCCGCTTTCTTCAATCACAGGGAAACCGTGACGCATATATTATTCCGACTGGCTTGAGCAAAAGAGGCCCCAAATACATGCCCTATCTCCTTAGTGAAAATAAAATTGAAAAATTCTTTGAGACATGTGACAGGATAACACCACAAAAAGATAATCCCGACAAACCTTTGGTGTTATCTGCATATTTTCGCTTTTTATATTGCTGTGGCGTCAGAACGGGTGAAGCAAGACTGCTTAAGACAGATAATGTAAATCTCGCTCAAGGCTATGCGGACATCATTAATACCAAAGGAGGCAAATCTCGCAGGCTGTTTCTCAGCAATGAGCTGATAAAATTATTTGACGAATTTGACAGCAAAATCAGCATTTATTACCCCAGTAGAACTTATTTCTTTCCCTGTAATGATAATGAACCCTACAGCAGTCAAGCAATTTCACGTGCTTTCAACAAAATATGGAGTGATGCCGGGCTTCCGAGAGGATGCAAACCTAAACCAAGAGCATATGATTTCAGGCATCATTTTGCTTTTGCAAATATCAACAGATGGGTCAAAAAAGGAATCAATGTTAATGGGATGCTTCCATACTTAATGAATTACATGGGACATTCGAGCATTGAGAGTACTTTCTACTACATACACCTTATTCCCGAGTTTTTCGGAGTCTATTCCGAAAAGACAAGAGCTCTGGAAAGCATGATTCCAGAGGTAGAATAA
- a CDS encoding site-specific integrase, producing the protein MDYLNLEELIENLLDSMRKQGYMESTISMYRSPFNKLINLSKQMNTDRLTPELSSAFVSDTFNERTGQYSSEKVRLRTRCINLLEDYLANGMFVFKIYKKSKKQPFCSWYSEEIYSRFEQFLKTENISDSTTYSALLIAYRFLHYLESVGIESIDNAPPWVIPGFFGEMSKTWSRGGMHIIIDGLKRFLKFADKDSRLLPCVPKARRTRPIIPTLTEDEESALWHMIDSELVAPRDRAIILLSMLTGLRASDIVSLEIKDIDWTNDTISIVQRKTGTLLMLPLVPAVGNAIMTYLLNDRPKSNSPKLFLRYDAPYKPLEGHSSCYAISKKVFGLAGIREGNQRKGFHLLRHHTASKMLSKGVAIQTISSLLGHTDPDTTKLYLSTDREKLLGCCLPLPTEVKEALK; encoded by the coding sequence ATGGATTATTTAAATCTCGAAGAACTTATTGAAAATTTGCTCGACAGCATGCGCAAACAGGGATACATGGAATCAACCATCAGCATGTACCGGAGTCCATTCAACAAGCTGATCAATCTATCAAAACAAATGAATACGGATAGGCTTACTCCGGAATTGTCAAGTGCATTTGTGAGCGATACTTTTAATGAAAGGACTGGTCAATACAGCTCAGAAAAAGTCCGGTTACGAACAAGATGTATAAATCTGCTGGAAGACTATCTTGCTAATGGAATGTTTGTCTTTAAAATCTACAAAAAAAGCAAGAAACAACCGTTTTGTTCATGGTATAGCGAAGAAATCTATTCTAGATTTGAACAATTTCTGAAAACAGAAAATATCAGTGATTCAACAACATATTCTGCTCTCCTTATTGCATATAGGTTTCTTCATTATCTAGAAAGCGTTGGTATCGAATCAATAGACAATGCTCCTCCCTGGGTTATTCCAGGTTTTTTCGGTGAAATGTCGAAAACATGGAGCCGCGGAGGGATGCATATCATAATTGACGGCCTGAAAAGATTCCTGAAATTTGCTGATAAAGATAGTCGCCTTTTGCCATGTGTCCCAAAGGCCAGAAGAACCAGGCCTATTATTCCGACGCTGACCGAAGATGAGGAATCGGCTTTATGGCACATGATTGATTCAGAGCTTGTTGCGCCAAGAGACAGAGCAATCATATTGCTTTCGATGCTGACAGGTTTACGGGCGTCTGACATTGTCAGTCTAGAAATCAAAGATATTGATTGGACAAACGATACCATAAGTATTGTTCAAAGAAAAACAGGAACTCTATTGATGCTCCCGCTGGTACCAGCTGTTGGTAATGCAATAATGACCTATCTGCTAAATGATCGTCCCAAATCAAACAGTCCGAAACTTTTTCTGCGTTATGATGCTCCATACAAGCCGCTTGAAGGACACTCGTCATGTTATGCCATATCCAAAAAGGTGTTTGGCTTGGCTGGCATCCGCGAAGGAAACCAACGGAAGGGATTCCATCTTTTGCGGCACCATACAGCTTCCAAAATGCTTTCAAAGGGTGTTGCAATACAAACTATTTCATCTCTCTTGGGACATACGGATCCTGATACAACAAAACTTTACCTCTCGACAGACCGAGAAAAACTGCTTGGCTGCTGCCTGCCGCTTCCAACAGAGGTTAAGGAGGCGCTGAAATGA
- a CDS encoding copper amine oxidase N-terminal domain-containing protein, translated as MFYMNKKFLLPLVATLILSINGPAFAVSPVRLLISGQEIKTDVPPQTVNGRIMVPVRVVSEYLGNTVNWDVNNNTVFIEPNKNTKIEVYLTKEEKAEKLKDILTSSARVIQSTLDDKDIGDAELAFGNCYADLHRDYTKFNTLFSKEFLDNKTMPAIKEIDQAYISALKSVDYPGDPYDFGDKFAWETRMKHNLKIALEKFNHYISIGGRYYQISGVPASDKHQDPSTAYIIYDFPGQIDGQWVWGEGNNPTAKDMARIKIRQTIFGLISPTRPANGSTIEEGYIQKVLIKELGSSREEVDYLIKFYQDYQKTNFN; from the coding sequence ATGTTTTATATGAATAAAAAATTTCTTTTACCTTTGGTGGCAACCCTAATTCTTTCAATAAATGGGCCGGCATTTGCCGTTTCTCCGGTGAGACTACTTATTTCCGGTCAAGAGATTAAAACGGATGTACCGCCACAGACTGTTAACGGTAGAATAATGGTTCCTGTTAGAGTTGTTTCAGAATATCTTGGGAATACAGTTAACTGGGATGTTAACAACAATACGGTTTTTATTGAACCAAACAAGAATACTAAAATCGAGGTTTATTTAACAAAAGAGGAAAAAGCGGAGAAATTGAAAGATATTTTAACCAGTTCAGCCCGAGTAATCCAGAGCACACTTGATGACAAAGACATTGGCGACGCTGAACTGGCGTTTGGAAACTGTTACGCTGATTTACACCGTGATTATACAAAATTTAATACTCTTTTTTCTAAAGAATTTTTAGATAATAAAACAATGCCAGCCATAAAAGAAATTGACCAAGCTTATATCAGCGCTTTAAAGTCTGTCGATTATCCCGGGGATCCCTATGATTTTGGTGACAAATTCGCATGGGAAACCAGGATGAAACATAACTTAAAAATCGCTTTAGAAAAATTCAATCACTATATTTCAATCGGTGGAAGGTACTATCAAATTTCCGGAGTTCCAGCATCTGACAAGCATCAAGATCCCAGTACAGCCTATATTATTTATGATTTCCCCGGCCAGATTGACGGACAGTGGGTATGGGGAGAGGGTAATAACCCGACTGCAAAGGATATGGCCAGAATCAAGATAAGACAAACCATATTTGGCTTAATTAGTCCTACCAGACCGGCTAATGGTTCGACTATAGAAGAGGGTTATATTCAAAAAGTATTAATAAAAGAGCTTGGATCAAGTAGAGAGGAAGTAGACTATTTAATCAAATTTTATCAGGATTATCAAAAAACGAATTTTAACTAG
- the tnpA gene encoding IS66 family insertion sequence element accessory protein TnpA, with protein MAKSELRQEWETRIADFRASGQSGAAWCAAHNIRPNQLWYWLKKIKSAENPSITQTQWVSVEINESDPTGNGLLIKVGPAVIEVQPGFNPALLKEVVQTLKVC; from the coding sequence ATGGCCAAATCAGAATTACGGCAAGAATGGGAAACCCGGATAGCCGATTTTAGAGCAAGCGGGCAAAGCGGAGCAGCTTGGTGCGCAGCCCATAATATAAGACCTAATCAACTATGGTATTGGCTAAAAAAGATTAAATCCGCAGAGAATCCATCAATTACGCAGACGCAGTGGGTGTCAGTGGAGATAAATGAGTCCGACCCCACCGGAAACGGATTATTGATTAAAGTAGGTCCTGCGGTTATAGAAGTGCAACCTGGCTTTAATCCGGCATTACTCAAAGAAGTAGTGCAAACACTTAAAGTATGCTGA
- the tnpB gene encoding IS66 family insertion sequence element accessory protein TnpB (TnpB, as the term is used for proteins encoded by IS66 family insertion elements, is considered an accessory protein, since TnpC, encoded by a neighboring gene, is a DDE family transposase.): protein MLTNTGLERVYLACGSTDLRKSIDGLAVLVKEAFALDPFSTCIFVFCNRKRDKLKILQWEHNGFWLHYRRLEKGKFQWPAKDSAGTVTSVSHRELRWLLDGLSLNQQQAHPEVTARTIL, encoded by the coding sequence ATGCTGACCAACACTGGCCTGGAACGGGTTTACCTGGCCTGCGGCAGCACCGACTTGCGTAAATCAATTGACGGATTGGCGGTTTTAGTAAAAGAAGCATTTGCACTGGACCCGTTCTCTACCTGCATCTTTGTGTTCTGTAACCGGAAACGCGATAAACTCAAGATCCTCCAGTGGGAGCATAATGGTTTTTGGCTTCATTATCGCCGGCTGGAGAAAGGAAAGTTTCAATGGCCGGCCAAAGATAGTGCGGGAACGGTTACATCTGTTAGCCACCGTGAGTTACGTTGGCTATTGGATGGTCTATCGCTCAATCAACAGCAAGCCCATCCCGAGGTTACGGCAAGAACAATTTTATGA
- the tnpC gene encoding IS66 family transposase, whose amino-acid sequence MNSTAKIVEELQNKCTELEQKNAELMAKVRWFEEQFRLSQQRRFGRSSEQSQPEQLQLQFFNEPEIEAKPPSEEPSVEEITYRRRKKQGHREQLLEDLPVETIDYYLPAQEQVCSCCGGPLHEMSTEVRQELKIIPAQVSVVRHVRHVYACRRCEQKDTKTPIVTAPMPAPVLPGSLVSPSAMAHIMTQKYVEGMPLYRQEQQLARLGIGLSRQTLANWMLQGANRWLRPLYDRMHEHLLKQDILHADETTLQVLHEQGRSAGSTSYIWLYRTGRAGPAMVLYDYQTTRASKHPRRFLAGFKGYLHVDGYAGYNGLPDVTLVGCWAHARRKFDEALKALPAEQRGAVVAAKEGLNFCNRLFAIEHELREATPEERHVARQERSRPLLEAFSAWLKYQSPRVLPKSAFGQAIHYCHNQWNKLAAFLQDGRLELDNNRSERSIKPFVIGRKNWLFANTPRGANASATIYSIVESAKENGLNPFSYLQYLFERLPNIDIENRNALDELLPWSVALPSTCRVNNK is encoded by the coding sequence ATGAACAGCACAGCTAAAATAGTTGAAGAACTTCAAAATAAATGCACTGAGTTGGAGCAAAAAAATGCTGAATTAATGGCTAAAGTCAGATGGTTTGAAGAACAGTTTCGTCTAAGCCAACAGCGTCGTTTCGGTCGCTCCAGTGAACAGAGCCAACCGGAGCAATTACAGCTGCAGTTTTTTAATGAGCCCGAAATAGAAGCTAAACCGCCTTCAGAGGAACCTAGCGTTGAGGAAATTACCTACCGCCGCCGTAAGAAACAGGGACACCGTGAGCAGCTGCTGGAAGATTTGCCGGTGGAAACCATCGACTACTATCTACCTGCCCAAGAGCAGGTATGTTCATGTTGCGGTGGACCATTACATGAAATGAGCACCGAGGTCAGGCAAGAGCTTAAGATTATTCCGGCCCAGGTAAGTGTCGTCAGACATGTACGTCACGTCTACGCTTGCCGCCGCTGCGAACAAAAAGACACCAAAACCCCTATCGTGACTGCACCTATGCCGGCGCCTGTACTGCCGGGGAGTCTGGTTTCCCCTTCCGCTATGGCCCACATCATGACCCAAAAGTATGTTGAAGGTATGCCGCTTTATCGTCAGGAACAGCAATTGGCCCGTCTTGGAATAGGGCTGTCCCGTCAGACCTTGGCCAATTGGATGCTCCAGGGTGCCAACAGATGGCTTCGCCCACTTTACGATAGGATGCATGAGCATCTGTTGAAACAAGATATCCTGCATGCCGATGAGACTACTCTGCAGGTGCTGCATGAACAAGGCCGGTCAGCAGGAAGCACCTCTTACATATGGCTATACCGTACCGGGCGGGCAGGGCCGGCAATGGTTCTTTACGACTACCAAACGACCCGGGCAAGCAAGCATCCGCGCCGGTTCTTAGCCGGCTTCAAGGGTTACTTGCATGTAGACGGCTATGCCGGTTACAATGGATTGCCGGACGTGACTCTGGTTGGATGCTGGGCCCATGCCCGGCGTAAGTTTGATGAAGCGCTAAAAGCCTTACCAGCTGAACAGCGCGGTGCAGTAGTAGCCGCCAAAGAGGGGCTGAATTTCTGCAACCGACTTTTTGCTATAGAACATGAGCTTCGCGAGGCCACTCCCGAGGAACGCCATGTAGCCCGCCAAGAGCGCAGCCGTCCATTGCTAGAGGCTTTTTCAGCATGGCTAAAATACCAAAGTCCTAGAGTGCTGCCTAAAAGCGCTTTTGGTCAAGCTATTCATTACTGCCACAACCAATGGAACAAGCTCGCAGCCTTCCTGCAAGACGGACGACTGGAGCTGGATAACAATCGAAGTGAGCGTTCGATTAAACCGTTTGTGATCGGACGCAAAAATTGGCTATTTGCCAACACCCCGCGTGGCGCCAATGCCAGTGCAACGATTTACAGCATTGTTGAATCGGCTAAGGAAAATGGCTTAAATCCGTTTAGCTATCTGCAATATCTTTTTGAAAGGCTTCCCAATATAGATATCGAAAACCGAAATGCCCTAGATGAGCTACTTCCCTGGTCGGTTGCTTTGCCTTCGACTTGTCGAGTAAACAATAAATAG
- a CDS encoding copper amine oxidase N-terminal domain-containing protein yields MVNNTTLIPIRTASYLGYNVTWNSENETVTIKKAGTTDIIQLTVGSKTAYKNKSAIELTVAPQVYANSTYVPLRFISEAFGSTVVWDSKNNGVAVFNPYPEATIMAKSSDLATSRRGVVGLPRVSFQKALEQPEGMTYTYIFPENESSSFYFLKGGSVYYYEVKGEYAQLVWEANTKIDKENNNDIDTFSKYIGGAFDPQVGVQPTISQRLIFFHDNIFVNGTGKFGLIDQNGKEIISHEVRAQQLSEIIVPVPEEEK; encoded by the coding sequence ATTGTAAATAACACCACTTTAATTCCAATTCGTACAGCTAGTTACCTGGGTTATAATGTAACATGGAACAGTGAAAATGAAACCGTTACGATCAAAAAAGCAGGCACAACCGATATTATTCAACTAACAGTAGGAAGCAAAACAGCGTATAAAAACAAATCCGCAATTGAATTGACTGTAGCACCTCAAGTTTATGCAAACTCGACTTACGTTCCTTTGCGTTTTATTAGCGAGGCTTTTGGATCTACTGTCGTATGGGATAGCAAAAACAACGGCGTAGCAGTTTTCAATCCATATCCTGAAGCGACCATCATGGCCAAAAGCAGCGATTTAGCAACTTCCCGTAGAGGAGTAGTGGGGTTGCCAAGGGTTTCCTTCCAAAAAGCATTAGAACAGCCGGAGGGCATGACATACACCTACATTTTTCCTGAAAATGAGTCGTCTAGTTTCTATTTCCTTAAAGGGGGATCGGTTTATTACTATGAAGTGAAGGGCGAATATGCTCAATTAGTTTGGGAAGCTAACACGAAAATTGATAAAGAGAACAACAATGATATAGACACTTTTTCAAAGTACATCGGTGGTGCTTTTGATCCTCAGGTAGGTGTTCAGCCTACCATTTCACAAAGACTTATATTCTTTCATGACAATATCTTCGTAAACGGAACAGGCAAGTTCGGACTAATTGATCAAAACGGTAAGGAAATCATTAGTCATGAGGTAAGGGCTCAACAATTAAGTGAGATCATTGTCCCCGTTCCTGAAGAAGAAAAATAA
- a CDS encoding sigma factor-like helix-turn-helix DNA-binding protein: MSRQCEVLNKTVSFEKLINLLYSTAYRLTGDHQNASTLVKKTLCDINLGHPPGVVVKQLCTVFLANNTTGRFRSNRATTTSIAGNTIRNGTGIQDALLHLNPVERVAVILRDVLRFSYAEIAETTLLSEKDVAGKITSARWALRKMLISKTMEK, from the coding sequence TTGTCTCGGCAATGCGAAGTATTGAATAAAACGGTTTCCTTTGAAAAGCTGATCAATCTTCTATATTCAACTGCCTACAGATTAACCGGAGACCATCAAAATGCCAGCACTTTAGTGAAAAAAACGTTGTGCGATATAAACTTGGGCCACCCCCCCGGGGTGGTTGTTAAACAACTGTGCACTGTTTTTCTTGCGAATAACACAACCGGCAGGTTTCGGTCAAATCGCGCTACAACGACTAGCATTGCCGGAAATACCATCCGTAATGGCACAGGGATACAGGATGCATTGCTGCACTTAAACCCGGTAGAAAGGGTTGCCGTAATTTTGCGGGATGTATTGAGATTTTCTTACGCTGAGATTGCTGAAACCACCCTGTTAAGCGAAAAGGATGTGGCTGGCAAAATTACCTCAGCACGATGGGCACTGAGGAAAATGCTGATTTCGAAAACGATGGAAAAATAA